From Sediminibacterium sp. TEGAF015, a single genomic window includes:
- a CDS encoding penicillin acylase family protein has translation MRKLFSIVFFLIYSVNLTAQIKIELETYRDPNQIDIIRDKWGVPHIFGKTDADVAYGLAWAHAEDDFETIQLSLMAGNGMLARYKGREGAQVDYIVRLLRIPELVEDRYERDLSADFKKVLQGYCEGLNAYAEKHNNEVLLKNLFPVTPKAMIRYSVLQLCILSGADKALSSIFGGTVPLLENFKTQGSNAFAFNSKKTTDGNTYLAINAHQPLEGPVAFYEAHLNSEEGWNILGANFPGAPSILHGVNEHLGWAHTVNEPDKLDVYQLEMHPKNKNQYLFDGNWETLEVKETRIPVKFKLMTLSAIRDLHWSKYGPTIITKRGTFSIRMPAQMDIRGLEQWYRFNKAKNFTEFKAALEMRAIPGYNIVYADKYDTIYYISNGRIPVRPKGYNWKSTLPGNTSKTLWNELHPISALPQVLQPSSGFVYNTNHSPFHSTEGKENPVITDSTMGYETLENNRSKRWEALVQPLNKVSYEDFKRIKFDRQFPSTFYFPYNIDSLFLLDETTYPDIADLIVQLKNWDKKGDATNIGAGTFFMVYHDIVPKRSVFMKQGFIGLEDAVGILRSTKATMLQQFNRTNLQLGEVQKLVRGNVALPLPGLPDLLAPMYSIPYKDGMYKGNQGDAYIELVKFTKDGPIIESVNVYGASARKDSPHYTDQMQMYIDQKTKPMTLNKATVYQQAVKKYHPL, from the coding sequence ATGCGCAAACTATTCTCCATCGTTTTCTTTCTAATTTATTCCGTAAACCTTACTGCTCAAATAAAGATTGAGCTGGAAACCTATAGAGACCCCAATCAAATTGATATTATCCGTGATAAATGGGGCGTGCCGCATATTTTCGGCAAAACTGATGCAGATGTTGCCTATGGGCTGGCTTGGGCACATGCAGAAGACGACTTTGAAACCATTCAACTTTCCTTGATGGCTGGCAACGGGATGCTTGCCAGATACAAGGGAAGAGAAGGAGCCCAGGTGGATTATATAGTTCGTTTACTCAGAATTCCTGAACTAGTGGAAGACCGTTATGAGAGAGACCTTTCAGCCGATTTCAAAAAAGTATTGCAGGGATATTGTGAGGGCCTAAATGCCTATGCAGAAAAACACAATAATGAAGTTTTATTAAAAAACCTATTCCCGGTTACTCCTAAAGCAATGATTAGATATTCTGTATTGCAATTGTGCATTTTATCAGGAGCCGACAAAGCATTGTCTTCCATTTTTGGGGGAACTGTTCCCTTATTGGAAAATTTTAAAACGCAGGGCAGTAATGCTTTCGCCTTTAATAGTAAAAAAACAACAGATGGAAATACCTATCTGGCCATCAATGCCCATCAACCTTTAGAAGGACCCGTGGCTTTCTATGAAGCGCATTTAAACAGTGAAGAAGGATGGAATATACTCGGTGCCAATTTTCCTGGCGCCCCCAGTATTTTACATGGCGTAAATGAACACCTAGGATGGGCTCATACGGTAAATGAGCCAGACAAACTAGATGTATATCAATTAGAAATGCATCCCAAAAACAAGAACCAATATTTATTTGATGGAAACTGGGAAACCCTTGAAGTAAAAGAGACGAGAATTCCAGTAAAGTTTAAATTAATGACACTTAGTGCAATTAGAGATCTTCATTGGAGCAAATACGGCCCAACCATCATAACAAAAAGAGGCACTTTCTCCATCCGTATGCCGGCGCAAATGGATATTCGTGGATTAGAACAATGGTATCGTTTTAACAAAGCCAAAAACTTTACTGAATTCAAAGCAGCATTAGAAATGCGCGCCATTCCAGGATATAATATTGTGTACGCAGATAAATACGATACCATTTATTATATTAGTAATGGTAGAATACCCGTACGTCCTAAAGGATACAATTGGAAGTCTACCCTGCCTGGCAATACCAGCAAGACCTTATGGAATGAATTACATCCCATTAGTGCATTACCGCAAGTATTACAGCCTTCCTCAGGATTTGTATACAATACCAACCACTCTCCTTTTCATTCTACAGAGGGAAAGGAAAATCCAGTGATTACCGACAGCACTATGGGATATGAGACACTGGAAAACAATCGCAGCAAAAGATGGGAAGCATTGGTACAGCCATTGAATAAAGTGAGCTATGAAGATTTTAAGCGAATCAAATTTGACCGGCAGTTTCCCTCCACCTTTTATTTCCCCTATAATATTGACAGCTTATTTCTCTTAGATGAAACGACATATCCTGACATTGCAGATTTGATTGTGCAACTTAAAAACTGGGATAAAAAAGGCGACGCAACCAATATAGGAGCAGGTACTTTCTTTATGGTGTATCATGATATCGTTCCCAAACGAAGTGTGTTTATGAAACAAGGTTTTATAGGATTAGAAGATGCTGTTGGAATTCTCAGATCTACCAAAGCCACTATGTTGCAGCAATTCAACAGAACCAATTTACAATTGGGTGAGGTTCAAAAACTGGTTCGTGGAAATGTAGCTTTACCCCTACCGGGCTTACCTGATTTGCTAGCGCCTATGTATTCCATTCCCTATAAAGACGGAATGTACAAAGGCAATCAGGGTGATGCATATATAGAATTGGTTAAATTCACGAAAGATGGACCGATTATTGAATCTGTAAATGTGTATGGTGCATCTGCTAGAAAAGATTCCCCGCATTATACCGATCAAATGCAAATGTATATTGATCAAAAAACAAAGCCTATGACTTTAAATAAGGCTACTGTTTACCAACAAGCGGTTAAAAAATACCATCCACTCTAA
- a CDS encoding homoserine O-acetyltransferase family protein, translated as MALQTFTHTAAFLLESGSSIQELQIAYHTYGNYHPGKSKVVWICHALTANADAADWWKGLVGNESFINPSDYFIVCANIIGSCYGSTGPLSINPATKAPYFSEFPMVTIRDMVKAHIALRAYLGIDSIDLLMGGSMGGYQVLEWALMEPEAIQKLFLIATSPSESAWGVAVHTAQRLAIEADCTWKDHAPNAGAAGLKAARAIGMLTYRNYATFQERQTDPDPEKIDGFKASSYINYQGDKLVNRFNAYSYWLLTKAMDSHHLARGRGGDLGKALSQIHQPTLIIGIDSDILCPVAEQAFMANHMPDAQFHIIDSTYGHDGFIIETQQISSLLAPFLP; from the coding sequence ATGGCATTACAGACTTTTACCCATACGGCAGCTTTTTTATTAGAGAGTGGATCAAGTATCCAGGAACTACAAATTGCCTATCATACTTACGGTAACTACCATCCCGGTAAGTCTAAAGTGGTTTGGATTTGTCATGCTTTAACTGCCAATGCGGATGCAGCAGATTGGTGGAAGGGATTGGTGGGGAATGAGTCTTTCATCAATCCATCTGATTATTTTATAGTTTGTGCTAATATCATCGGTTCCTGTTATGGATCAACTGGTCCCTTGAGTATAAACCCGGCAACAAAAGCGCCCTATTTTTCTGAGTTCCCGATGGTGACCATTAGAGATATGGTAAAAGCCCATATTGCTTTAAGGGCTTATCTGGGTATCGATAGCATTGATTTGTTGATGGGTGGCAGCATGGGCGGCTATCAGGTACTGGAATGGGCGTTGATGGAGCCTGAAGCTATTCAAAAGCTTTTTTTAATCGCTACTTCTCCTTCCGAGTCAGCCTGGGGGGTAGCGGTGCATACAGCACAACGACTGGCTATTGAAGCAGATTGTACCTGGAAAGACCATGCACCAAATGCTGGAGCTGCTGGATTAAAAGCGGCCAGAGCCATTGGCATGCTTACTTATCGGAATTATGCTACTTTTCAGGAAAGACAAACCGATCCGGATCCGGAAAAGATTGATGGATTCAAAGCTTCGTCCTATATCAATTATCAGGGTGATAAATTAGTGAACCGATTTAACGCGTACAGTTACTGGCTGCTAACCAAAGCCATGGATAGTCACCATTTGGCAAGAGGCAGAGGCGGTGATTTGGGAAAAGCATTAAGTCAGATTCATCAACCCACATTGATTATCGGGATTGATTCTGATATCCTTTGTCCTGTTGCAGAACAAGCATTCATGGCCAATCATATGCCAGATGCGCAATTTCATATTATTGACTCAACATACGGGCATGATGGCTTCATCATTGAAACACAACAAATCAGTTCTTTACTAGCGCCATTCCTTCCATAA
- the lpxB gene encoding lipid-A-disaccharide synthase codes for MKYYVIAGEASGDLHGSNLIKQLKVQDPSAQIKCWGGDLMQATGAHLVKHYRDLAFMGFTEVIKNLPTILGNLRFCKEDIISYQPDAIILIDYPGFNLRIAEWAKKQGIKVIYYIAPQVWAWKANRVKKMKTCIDLMLCILPFEKAYFKNNWNWDVHYVGHPLIEVIEKFKSANQSDIKPIIALLPGSRKQEIAKKLPIMLSVADKFPQYEFVVAQAPGQDDAFYEPFLEGQQNVKVVKDGTYHLLSASTAALVTSGTATLETALFGVPEIVCYKGSAISYQIARRLIKIKFISLVNLIMDKEIVKELIQDELNTANLARELQFITSNPQKISELKSEYQQLYKKLAEGGHASKNAASLISNLLQNK; via the coding sequence ATGAAATACTATGTAATTGCAGGAGAAGCCAGTGGGGATTTGCATGGCAGCAACCTGATAAAACAATTGAAAGTTCAAGACCCTTCAGCTCAAATAAAATGCTGGGGAGGAGACCTAATGCAAGCTACAGGAGCCCATCTGGTAAAGCATTACAGAGATCTGGCATTCATGGGTTTTACAGAAGTTATCAAAAACCTACCGACTATATTGGGCAATTTGAGATTCTGTAAAGAAGATATTATCAGCTATCAACCCGATGCAATCATCTTAATTGATTACCCTGGATTCAATCTTCGAATTGCCGAATGGGCCAAGAAACAAGGTATTAAAGTGATATACTATATTGCACCGCAGGTTTGGGCCTGGAAAGCCAACAGGGTAAAAAAAATGAAGACATGCATTGATCTGATGCTTTGCATTTTACCCTTTGAAAAAGCGTATTTCAAAAACAATTGGAATTGGGATGTGCATTATGTTGGACATCCACTTATTGAAGTCATTGAAAAATTCAAATCGGCCAATCAGTCCGATATAAAACCAATCATTGCTTTATTACCAGGAAGCCGCAAACAGGAAATTGCCAAAAAACTTCCCATCATGCTTAGTGTTGCAGATAAGTTCCCGCAATATGAATTTGTAGTAGCACAGGCACCAGGCCAAGATGATGCATTTTACGAACCGTTCTTAGAGGGGCAGCAAAATGTAAAAGTGGTAAAAGATGGTACGTACCATTTATTATCAGCATCTACTGCTGCATTGGTTACTAGTGGCACCGCCACGCTCGAAACGGCTTTATTTGGGGTACCTGAAATTGTATGTTACAAGGGAAGTGCCATTAGCTACCAGATTGCCAGGCGATTGATCAAAATTAAATTCATCTCACTTGTGAATTTAATCATGGACAAAGAAATTGTAAAGGAATTGATTCAGGATGAACTTAACACTGCTAACCTGGCGAGGGAGTTGCAATTTATCACTAGCAATCCACAAAAAATCAGCGAACTAAAATCGGAGTATCAACAACTTTACAAAAAATTAGCAGAAGGAGGTCATGCATCAAAAAATGCAGCATCCCTGATTTCAAATCTTCTTCAAAATAAGTAG
- a CDS encoding M56/M15 family metallopeptidase, translated as MQTTLYYFLQVVFCSAIMMGYYWLVLRDNKFHQYNRFYLLAITLLSWLVPLIKIQWNDYNDANDAQIYYLLSAVATNNSELETSFSQHWYSISWQRGLQLLYIGGSLLLFISLIVSLIRIFQLLKRSSAKKMGTIDLIMTNAKGTPYSFFRFIFWNEAIDLSSKTGQQILQHEITHVKEKHSFDKLLMQSVLIVGWLNPIFWWIQKELHMIHEFIADKKSVESGDTASLAHMLLTAAYPQQSFHLTNPFFFSPIKRRIAMLSKSNTRFSYLRRLIVLPLLAVIIVLVAFRNAPPTEPISVETFVKTIYKDVAGSPVTPISPMTVSLKKDYTIVINAGHGGADKGSVGVDGKSFESQLTLELAKTIQSMNQNSRLNLVFTRTEDETHSVMEIAQKANRSNPDLFLSLHYNASNNATLSGTEIYIASPGKTDRYNSHLQFANQVANQVDDLNLPFNGIKSRKDGIYVLQNVNCPSILVEAGYLSNPSDLEIITSSSFRESLAVAILNGVQKYLAETEYSQKPTLTKQNDDFIKAEKDTVQLLVKKIESAPGKLTFDSVRSFSFSKSAEGLGSGLKLFAKNGQKPLVILNGKQVDYESLNEMNPNEIVSINVLKKEAATSKYGTEGINGVLEVVTKDANLKNINPFHEEDKNDRSGIKSFMKRNTGVANVSWNHQLKTMEILLKDGTKEKYMLNNSASMRGAEEKYGKLPIPAPPPPPVIERSNQLKEESYNKVFTQAEVPASFPGGKEAWQKYLERNLNIDLPVINGGPPGKYTVIVSFIVASDGSISNIKADNDPGYKTAEEAVRIIVKGPKWVPAKQKGKAVTSRVKQSITFMVSED; from the coding sequence ATGCAAACCACCCTTTATTATTTTTTACAAGTAGTTTTTTGTTCTGCCATAATGATGGGATATTACTGGCTTGTGTTGCGCGATAATAAATTTCATCAATACAACCGATTCTATTTGTTGGCGATTACACTACTTTCCTGGCTGGTTCCTTTGATTAAAATACAGTGGAACGATTACAATGATGCCAATGATGCCCAAATATATTATTTGCTTTCAGCTGTAGCCACCAACAATTCTGAATTAGAAACCAGTTTCAGTCAGCATTGGTATTCCATTTCTTGGCAGAGGGGATTACAACTGCTATATATTGGAGGATCACTTCTTTTATTCATCAGTCTGATAGTGTCACTGATTCGCATTTTTCAGCTACTAAAGCGGAGTAGTGCTAAAAAAATGGGTACCATAGATCTAATCATGACCAATGCAAAAGGCACTCCTTATTCTTTCTTCCGTTTTATATTCTGGAATGAAGCCATTGATTTAAGCAGTAAAACCGGCCAACAAATTTTGCAACATGAAATTACGCATGTAAAAGAAAAGCACTCATTTGATAAACTATTGATGCAAAGTGTTTTGATTGTAGGTTGGCTGAATCCAATTTTCTGGTGGATTCAAAAAGAGCTGCACATGATTCATGAGTTCATTGCAGATAAAAAATCTGTTGAGAGTGGAGATACAGCATCATTGGCACATATGTTATTGACTGCTGCCTACCCTCAACAAAGCTTCCATTTAACCAATCCCTTCTTTTTTTCACCCATCAAAAGACGTATTGCCATGTTAAGTAAATCCAACACAAGGTTCAGCTATTTAAGAAGATTGATTGTATTGCCCTTGCTGGCTGTAATTATTGTATTAGTGGCATTTAGAAATGCACCACCCACAGAGCCTATATCTGTTGAAACATTTGTAAAAACCATTTATAAAGATGTTGCCGGCAGCCCTGTTACTCCCATTTCACCTATGACAGTTAGTTTGAAAAAAGACTACACCATTGTCATCAATGCAGGACATGGTGGGGCAGATAAGGGAAGTGTAGGTGTGGATGGTAAATCTTTTGAATCCCAATTGACACTTGAGCTGGCCAAAACCATCCAATCTATGAACCAGAATAGCCGATTGAATCTAGTTTTCACGCGTACAGAAGATGAAACACATTCCGTTATGGAAATTGCTCAAAAAGCCAATAGATCTAACCCGGATTTGTTTTTGTCTTTGCATTATAATGCATCCAATAATGCAACCCTTTCCGGAACTGAAATTTATATAGCCAGTCCGGGTAAAACCGATCGTTACAATAGTCATTTACAGTTTGCCAACCAGGTGGCTAATCAAGTGGATGATTTGAATTTGCCCTTTAATGGAATCAAGAGCAGGAAAGATGGGATATATGTATTGCAAAATGTTAACTGTCCAAGTATTCTTGTTGAGGCTGGCTACTTATCAAATCCTAGTGATTTGGAAATAATCACTTCATCCAGTTTCAGAGAATCATTGGCAGTTGCCATTTTGAATGGTGTTCAAAAATATCTGGCGGAGACTGAGTACAGTCAAAAGCCCACTCTTACAAAACAAAATGATGATTTTATAAAAGCAGAAAAAGATACAGTTCAACTCTTAGTTAAGAAAATTGAATCTGCGCCAGGTAAACTAACTTTTGATTCTGTAAGGTCATTTTCTTTTAGTAAAAGTGCTGAAGGTTTGGGTAGTGGTTTAAAATTATTTGCAAAAAACGGACAAAAGCCACTTGTTATATTAAATGGAAAACAAGTAGATTATGAAAGTTTGAACGAGATGAATCCCAATGAAATTGTATCAATAAATGTGCTTAAAAAGGAAGCAGCTACCTCTAAATACGGGACAGAAGGAATTAATGGTGTGTTAGAGGTAGTAACTAAAGATGCTAATCTCAAAAATATTAATCCATTTCATGAAGAAGATAAGAATGATCGGTCTGGTATAAAATCATTTATGAAGCGTAATACTGGAGTTGCTAATGTTTCTTGGAACCATCAATTAAAAACTATGGAAATCTTATTAAAGGATGGAACTAAAGAAAAATATATGCTCAATAATTCAGCTAGTATGAGAGGGGCTGAAGAAAAATATGGGAAACTCCCTATACCTGCGCCACCGCCACCTCCTGTTATAGAGCGTTCTAATCAATTAAAAGAAGAAAGCTATAATAAAGTATTTACTCAAGCAGAAGTTCCTGCCTCATTCCCAGGCGGTAAAGAAGCTTGGCAAAAATATTTAGAAAGAAACTTGAATATAGATTTGCCAGTAATTAATGGAGGACCTCCAGGAAAATACACTGTTATTGTTTCATTTATCGTTGCATCCGACGGGAGTATCAGTAATATAAAAGCGGATAATGATCCCGGATATAAAACGGCAGAAGAAGCTGTTAGAATAATCGTTAAAGGGCCTAAATGGGTTCCTGCTAAACAGAAAGGAAAAGCAGTTACTTCTAGAGTAAAGCAATCAATTACTTTTATGGTTAGCGAAGATTAA
- a CDS encoding DUF6728 family protein produces the protein MGIWNQIQQYLFIKKADPNAPKSQWMKYMHGMNRVSLVMFLLAVIFILIKQVIIPLFR, from the coding sequence ATGGGTATCTGGAATCAAATTCAACAATACTTATTTATTAAGAAAGCAGATCCAAACGCTCCCAAATCTCAGTGGATGAAGTATATGCATGGGATGAATCGTGTTTCCCTGGTAATGTTTTTGCTGGCAGTTATTTTTATCTTGATTAAACAAGTCATCATTCCACTCTTCCGATAA
- a CDS encoding BlaI/MecI/CopY family transcriptional regulator translates to MKPLTKAEEQIMQTIWKLETAFLKDIVEAQPEPKPHSNTVATIVKILVEKKFVGITPIGRVHQYYPMVTKEEYSSSTIRNLVEGYFEGSFADAVSFMVKQKDISVKELELLLQEMKKSKK, encoded by the coding sequence ATGAAACCATTAACCAAAGCAGAAGAGCAAATAATGCAAACCATCTGGAAGCTGGAAACCGCTTTCCTAAAAGATATTGTTGAAGCACAGCCTGAACCAAAACCACATAGTAACACGGTTGCGACTATTGTGAAAATATTGGTAGAAAAAAAGTTTGTGGGCATTACTCCAATTGGAAGAGTGCATCAATATTATCCAATGGTAACTAAAGAGGAATATTCTTCCAGTACCATTCGAAATTTAGTAGAAGGGTATTTTGAGGGGTCTTTTGCCGATGCAGTTTCCTTTATGGTAAAACAGAAAGACATCAGTGTAAAAGAGCTAGAGTTATTGTTGCAGGAAATGAAAAAATCTAAAAAATAA
- the surE gene encoding 5'/3'-nucleotidase SurE, translating to MAKVKAKSSKKKEEPIILVTNDDGYTAPGIHALVEAVKGLGKIVVVSPDKPQSGMGHAITIGEPLRLHKVHNFGDVEAYSCSGTPVDCVKLSVDKVLHRKPDICISGINHGANHSINVIYSGTMSAALEASIESIPSIGFSLLDFSIEADFTGAKQYARIIVEQLLSSKKLDKHICLNVNIPKVKAELIKGIKICSQAYAKYQEKFDERKDPHGRKYYWLTGEFVNFDKSKESDVWALKNNYVSVVPVQFDLTNYTLKKQLEKDWKF from the coding sequence ATGGCAAAAGTGAAAGCAAAATCAAGCAAGAAGAAAGAAGAGCCCATTATCTTGGTTACCAACGATGATGGCTATACAGCACCCGGCATTCATGCTTTGGTAGAAGCCGTGAAAGGATTGGGTAAAATAGTAGTTGTTTCTCCGGATAAGCCACAAAGTGGTATGGGACATGCCATTACCATCGGCGAACCTTTGCGATTACACAAAGTGCATAATTTTGGCGATGTAGAAGCTTACAGCTGCAGCGGAACGCCTGTAGATTGCGTAAAACTGTCGGTAGACAAAGTGTTGCACAGAAAACCCGATATCTGCATCAGTGGCATTAATCATGGCGCCAACCACTCTATTAATGTAATTTATTCTGGAACCATGAGTGCGGCACTAGAGGCTTCCATTGAAAGTATACCAAGTATTGGATTCAGCTTACTAGATTTTAGCATTGAAGCCGATTTTACAGGGGCCAAACAATATGCAAGAATCATTGTAGAACAACTGCTATCCAGCAAAAAACTAGACAAGCATATTTGCTTAAACGTGAACATACCTAAAGTAAAAGCAGAATTGATCAAAGGAATTAAAATTTGTTCTCAAGCTTACGCAAAATACCAAGAGAAATTTGATGAACGAAAAGATCCGCATGGTCGTAAGTATTATTGGTTAACGGGAGAGTTTGTCAATTTTGATAAAAGCAAGGAAAGTGATGTATGGGCCCTAAAGAACAATTATGTAAGTGTGGTTCCTGTTCAATTTGACCTGACCAATTATACTTTGAAAAAACAATTGGAAAAGGATTGGAAGTTTTAA
- a CDS encoding M14 family metallopeptidase: protein MKKLFLFALLGSLTQLKAQSVASFPASLQLTPEKSNFEKTSSYADVMQFLQTIKSMSPLIQTGSIGKSTQGKDIPYAVLANPAISTPEEARKSGKPVVYIQGNIHGGEVEGKEVSMMLMRDILLGNLSNLLSHQIIVFVPIYNTDGNDQFAKGLRPSQENSPLETGIRENGQGLDLNRDGIKMETPETKAMVTNILNSWDPQMVVDLHTTNGTWHGYDLTWAPGYLSAGEPGPYHYTNSTILPFITDKVKKENDLLFGPFGDFYTREGWPVKNFYTYNHHPRYIINQIGLRNRMSILSESFAHERFYQRINSTYHFVKEILAYCNSNAAEIMQINQQAEKNAIEVVKNNAGKISKGVRFKMVPTANGIRDFRTYDYIPFKREDGTTTFTKTGRIIHLDKVNYFADFKDTVSATLPRGYIIPASLDSIAEHLKRMGAKVEKLEKKTEFQGEGFLIEKFTIASRKFEGHQMAAAEGKFVAKTFTAEKGDYLIDLAQPLANLIFYALEPQSDDGLLTWNFFDQYLTEKGINNQAVEYPVLKFFSTNTTPKKKR from the coding sequence ATGAAAAAACTATTCCTATTTGCCTTATTGGGTTCATTAACACAACTGAAAGCCCAGTCTGTTGCAAGCTTTCCCGCATCACTTCAGTTAACGCCTGAAAAATCCAACTTTGAAAAAACTTCTTCTTACGCAGACGTCATGCAGTTTTTGCAAACCATCAAAAGCATGAGTCCGCTTATCCAAACAGGATCCATCGGGAAAAGCACACAAGGAAAAGATATTCCTTATGCAGTACTGGCCAATCCGGCTATCAGCACTCCGGAAGAAGCTAGGAAATCCGGGAAGCCAGTTGTGTACATTCAAGGCAATATTCACGGTGGCGAAGTGGAGGGTAAAGAGGTATCGATGATGCTGATGCGCGATATTTTATTAGGCAATTTATCTAATCTTCTCAGCCATCAAATCATTGTATTTGTCCCCATTTATAATACAGATGGGAATGACCAGTTTGCAAAGGGATTAAGACCGTCGCAAGAGAATAGCCCGCTCGAAACCGGTATCCGCGAAAACGGACAGGGCCTCGACCTAAACAGAGATGGTATTAAAATGGAGACTCCAGAAACCAAAGCGATGGTAACGAATATTCTTAATAGCTGGGACCCGCAGATGGTGGTGGATTTACATACCACCAACGGCACTTGGCATGGGTATGATTTAACCTGGGCACCGGGTTATTTATCTGCGGGAGAACCAGGCCCATATCATTATACCAACAGCACCATACTTCCTTTTATAACCGATAAAGTAAAAAAAGAAAATGATTTATTGTTTGGGCCATTTGGTGATTTCTATACCAGAGAAGGCTGGCCAGTAAAAAATTTTTATACCTATAACCACCACCCACGCTATATCATTAATCAGATTGGTCTGCGCAACAGAATGTCCATACTAAGTGAGTCTTTTGCACACGAGCGCTTTTATCAGCGTATCAATAGCACTTATCACTTTGTAAAAGAAATACTGGCCTATTGCAATAGCAATGCAGCAGAAATTATGCAGATCAACCAACAAGCAGAAAAAAATGCGATAGAAGTAGTAAAAAACAATGCAGGAAAAATCAGCAAGGGAGTAAGATTCAAAATGGTACCCACTGCCAATGGAATTCGGGATTTCAGAACCTATGATTATATACCATTTAAAAGAGAAGATGGCACAACTACATTTACGAAAACCGGTAGAATCATCCACTTAGACAAAGTAAACTACTTCGCTGATTTTAAAGATACGGTTAGTGCAACCTTACCTAGAGGTTATATTATCCCAGCCTCATTGGATAGTATTGCCGAACATTTAAAACGTATGGGGGCCAAAGTAGAGAAGCTGGAGAAAAAAACGGAGTTCCAGGGAGAGGGTTTTCTGATAGAAAAATTTACCATAGCCAGCAGAAAATTTGAAGGTCACCAAATGGCTGCTGCGGAAGGAAAATTTGTTGCGAAAACATTCACTGCGGAAAAAGGAGATTATCTGATAGACTTGGCACAACCGTTGGCTAACTTAATTTTCTATGCACTGGAACCTCAGTCCGATGATGGATTATTAACCTGGAATTTCTTTGATCAGTATTTAACAGAAAAAGGCATCAACAATCAAGCAGTGGAGTATCCAGTTTTGAAATTTTTTAGCACAAATACAACACCCAAAAAGAAGCGTTAG